AAAGAGGTTGGCAAAGTACTCTGCAGCTCCAGAGTAACCCATGGCCAAGCCAAGGGATATGCCACCCCCAAAAATAAAAAGAGCTGTTCCCCATTCTAGGTCGGCGTGAATATCCTCCCACTTCAAGACGCCTGAAAACACAAGGGCTGCCACACCTAACATGCCGGTTACAGAGTAGTGTATACCATGAAAATTTTTTGTGAGCCATAGCAGAAATGTCAAAGCTACAATTACAACGGTCTTTTTTTCCAGAGAAGTCCAAGAACCCAGATCTTCGTCGAATTGTGGCAACTTATATTTCGAATCGGGGCGAAATACGAAATAAACCACTGCTACCGCAGCAGGAACGGTTATCAAGGCTACCGGCATGGCAAACTTGATCCAGTCCAGGAATGTGATCTCTATCCCCGTAAACTCCTTGAGAAAAGCAGCCGCCACCATATTCCTTCCGCCTCCCACCAGGGTTCCCATACCACCACATGAACAGGCGAAGGGCAGAGAGAGCATCATAAATTTTGCCGTCCTGGTATGAGGCTCTATATTGGCGGCCCTCATCAAGGGAAGCATCGTCACAATGCCGATGGCGCAAGCCGCAGCATCGTGCATAAAGGACGATGCAATTCCAAGACCCACGGATAGGATAAAGGTGAATCTAGTGACACTGGTTCCGGCTTTTCTAATGATAAAGTATCCGATTCGTTTTGTAAGGCCTGCCTTGTCCAACGAAATTGCAAATATAAGGCAGCACATGATAAAAACCACGACCGGATGCATATAAGGAGCCCAGGCATCTCTGACATCACAGATACGCATAATGACAAGAAAAATGCCTATACAAATTGCCGTAATTTCAAGTGGGATGGGCTCGACAACAAAAAGAAAGACCAATACCACCAAAACAGCTAGGAATCTTTTGGCCTTTGGGGAGAGACCATTGAGATAATCAATTTTAACTCCGGTCAATTTTAATTTGATGGCTTTCTCACGCAGGAATAAGCCTGTGGAAACAGGGTTTCTTGGATCTTTTACCTCTAATATATAACCCTTTTTGTAATCCTTATGGGTAGTAGCCATTTTGAAATTTTGACTTACGCTCCGGAAAAGCATCCGGTCCTCATCACCAGTTATTCGGAATTTAGTACCTTCAGGTCTGGGCAAAAGCAGAACAACAATCCCAAGTATAAATGCCAAACAGAGCTGGAATCCTTTAGTTCTAAAAAACATTTTTCCTCCAAATCAGGATGCATTTTAGCCCATAGATTAATTAAATTTCATAAAGCAGCAAGATGCCACTTTCGTGTACCGTTAGGTTTTACAGGTCAAATGACGGATTAGAGAGTTATATCCGCTTTCGTTCTTGATAGGCCTCCCTGATCTTTGCAAGCAAATCATCAAGTTCACAAGGCTTGGTCAGGTAATCATATGCACCCAATGCAATGCCTTCTCTGGCAGCCTTTTCTGAGCCGTGGCCAGTCAACATAATAACCTTCATCCGCGGGTCTATTTTCTTGAATATCTTCAAAACATCGATGCCATCCATGTCTTCCATCTTAAGATCCAAAACCGCCACATCAAAATCCTCACTTCGAAGAATCTGAATACCCTCAGACCCGCTGAATGCCTTTTTAACATCAATTCCCCTCTTACCCAACCTATTGGAGAGCACATTTGTGTAACCTTTTTCATCATCGACAAGTAAAAGCCTAATTCTCCCAGCATGCATGTCCGTCCGCCCGGCGCAAGTTCCCATCAGATCACTTCCAGTCCAAGACCTGTCAGATTTAGAGTTTTCTTTCTTTTCAGACACGATTTTTCTCCTAAGTACGTCTGCCTGTAATCTCCTTCATGCGCGCTTCGATGATCTTGTTTTCATGTTGCCTCTTCTTGATAGCCGCTTCCTCTACCTTAGAGACAAGCTCATCAATGTCACAAGGCTTCATCAAGTAATCAAAGGCGCCCAGTTTCATTCCTTCAATAGCTGATTCGACCGATCCGTGACCGGTAAGCATGATGACCTCCACTAGAGGATATCTCGCTTTGATCAGCCGCAATGCCTCAATGCCATCCATAACTGGCATCTTGACATCAAGAATAACGACTTCAATACTTCTATCCTCTTCGAGCCTATTCAAAGCCTCCTCTGCACTAACGGCAGAGATGATATTGAGTTCTCTTTTGGCCAAACGCTTTGTCATCGCTTCCACAAATGGAACCTCATCGTCGACTAGAAGTACATTTGCATTAGGCATATATTGTTCTCCTTTCAAAAAAGCTCCTTCATTTTTACCATTCCACTCTGATTAGAGAAATCCCTTCATATATTGCTATCTTTTGCTATAGGAATGCACACATGAAATGTGGTTCCCACTTCAACGATGCTATGGACTTCTATTTCTCCTCCAAGTTTTTTGATAATGCCATAGCAAATAGACAATCCCAGGCCGGTTCCCTTACCGATCGGTTTTGTGGTAAAGAAGGGGTCGAATATTCGTGTCAGATTGGCCTTTGGAATCCCAGGACCATTGTCAGATACCTCTATCTCGATATAATCCCCTTTTAATCGAGTCCTTACATCTATGGAGCCCCCAGCATTCTCCATGGCATCAAGGGCATTATTGATTAGGTTCAAAAGCACCTGCTGCAACTCTGATATGGACATTCGGATAGAAGGCAAATCCCTTTGAAGATCTGTATTTATAGTTACATTGCTATATCTCGCCCTTTGGGATGAAAGCGATACCACCTCTTCAATGAGGTCATTTACTTTGACATCCTGGATTGTTGAGTCTGTTTTTCTTGCAAAGCTTAGCAATTTGTGAGTTATCTCCTTGCAGCGCATCCCCTGGACATGAATCTGCTTTAATGACCTTTTAAATTCATTATAATTTTCACTGTCATGGAATTCTTCATCTTCCAATAGATCTTCGATCCAACCAGCTTCCTCAACCATAATAGCCACAGGATTGTTGATCTCATGAGCTATACCGGCCGCCAGTTCACCGACGGATGCCAGTTTTCCCGCTTCAACAACCTGATCATTCATCATCTGTTTCTCACGATCCACTTTGGCAATACGGTTGACCATTGTTCTTGAGAGAATAAACGACATGGTTATGATTGCGATACCACCCAGCATTATAATTGCAAAAGTCATCTTTAATGCCTTATGGTAATCGGAAAAGGCATCAGAGGCATTTTGCTGATAAACTAAAAGCCAGTCGCCGTTCTTAAGGAAGGCTACCACATAGATATTCTTATTACCGGAGTCATCCGGTCTTTCAATAATGCTTATGTCATCTTTGTTTTTCTTCCAACTTTTTAAAAGGTCTATATAAGGTCCCTTTCTCGGTACAATCTCCAGAAGAGGCTTAGTCTGAAATTCTCCTTGTCTATTCAGAATAAAAGCAAATCCAGTTTCACCGATACGGATATTCTCTACAAGGTTGTTGAAGGCTCCAAAGTCTATGGTAGCCCTCAATATCCAATGCTCTCCTTTCCAATTTTCCCTTACTGCTATAATGAAGTGAGGCAGGCCGCGGAGGCCCAAAAAAACATCACTGATGAAATACTCCCTTCTCATAGCCTTTTGGAACCAATCAGCATTGTAATATAAAGCCTTTCTTAATTTAAAAGGGCCAGCATAAGCGACCTGAACCCCTCTAGCATTTATGACTCCAAGATCCACGAAAACGGGGGCATACTCGGTCTGAAGGGTTTCCAACCTGTCCCGAAGAAAAGATTGGTCCATCATTTCTTCGTAACTAAAGGTCTTAGCCATAGACCGAATATCTCCCAGTTTTTCCCTAAGAAAACTATCAATGTTTTGTTTATGTTTTTGAACCAATTCTTTCAGATGAGCATAAACCTTTTCATGATAAGAAATGTTGAACTCATAAATCAAAATCCCACTGGCCAGAATCATGGGTGTGAAAGACACGATAATTATGATTAAGAACATGTTCCGGGCCAGTGACCGATAATAATCACTATTCATATTTTTAGCTTGATCCATATCAAGATCCAGGAGTTACCGATTTGTTGCTTCTTAGGGTTTTAATCCGCCGATATTTTGATTTTTCTAGAAGTTCACACACTATCTTTTTGAGCTTCTCTATACTGTTTCCACTCTTTTCCACAAAGGCAGCAAAACTCGAAATACCCGGATGATTGATATAGACTGGGACAAAACTATGAATCACCACTGGCAAGGTGGGAATACGGTCCTGAAGCTTCTCCAAAATTTCAAGTTCACTTACATCTGGCAAATCAAGATCCAGTATAAGGAGATCAAGGGGCTCATGGCGGTAAATCCATCTTAGCAACTCCATACCGTTTTTTGCCACACGAACTTGATACCCTTCCACCGTCATTTCACGCCTTAAAAAATCACGGACATGAGGATTTCGATCTGCTACCAAAATTGTGAATCTCACTTTCCTCATGGAATTGCCTGTTAATTATTCAAAAATCATTCAAATTCCGAAGCAATACCCCCGGGCGGGGCGTTTTTGCGTTTTTCGTACGGCCTAAGATGAAATGAAATATTTTAGACTAGTGTCCATCCATAAATGGCCAATTTCCGCAATCTCTGCGTCAGGCTCAAATTTTAATCCTCAAAATACTTCAATGTATTCCTGCGGTTAAAATTTTCGCCTTCCCCTCCGGGGCGTAGGCCTTACGGGCCGGAGGCTTGACCTTGCACAAATTTTCTCATTTATGGATGGACACCAGACTACCCTATATAGAAGTATTGGAGAAGCAAGGGGTGTGCCGGTGAGCTTTTCTGGGATGGCAACATTCAACGTGTTGATATTTAACGATATTTTAGCCTGTCAGAATTATCGTTGCTTTATTAATGTGAAAATCGCTGTCCATATTTTTTACAGAATGTAAAAAATCAAATATATGAACTTAGTTCCAAACACCACATTTTGTTCAATCTCTGCGCCTGCATGTTCGTCTCTGCATACTGACAAAAGCGACACACACAGGCAGACGCGGACAGCTAGGCTTAATTTTTAATCCTGGAAATACTCCATGTATTCATGTGATTAAAATTCCCGCTTTCCTCTCCAGGTCGAAAGCTTGACTTTGAACAAGCTGAAACGTTTTGAAAATGGCTCAGCTATCTAATGATATTGTCCGGATCCCTGAATCTGAAACCGAGATCATTCCTCCCGAACTGATATCTCGAATTTGAGGCGATACTTTTCGATTTTGGAGTGGAGGGTCGGGCGGGAGAGGCCAAGGAGTTTGGCGGCACGGGAGCGGTTGCCGCTAGTCAGATTTAACGCTTCCTTAATTAGTATGCCAGCAAAGTGATCCATACATGCGTCAAAAACGTTGCTCTCGGGTTGAGAGGTGAGCACTTCACGCACCCATCGCCGAATCAATTCATCAGTAGTCTCGCAGCCAATCCTTGTTCCGTGGTGTTCCCCGGTGATGGCCTGAAGGATATCTTCGCGGCAGATTGGAGCCCCGCGGTTGAATATCAAAGTTTTTTGAATGGTATTGGCAAGTTCCCGAACGTTGCCCGGCCACGAATAAGTATTGAGAATTTCCATAGCCTCTTCTGTTATACCGGGATTGTCAACACCCACTTCCGCTGCATATCGGGAAAGAAAATATTCTGTGAGGAGTGGTATATCACCCTCCCGTTCGCGCAAGGGAGGAAGCCATATTGTGACTACCTTGAGCCGGTAATAGAGGTCTTCACGGAAACGACCTTGAACAAGAGCCTTTTCCAGGTCCCTGTTAGTTGCGGCAATAATTCGCACATCCACCGGAATGGTTTCCTGCCCCCCTAATCGCTCGATACTTTTTTCCTGGAGTAATCTCAGTATCTTAGCTTGGATACTGGATGGCATGTCGCCAATTTCATCAAGGAAAACCGTACCCTTGTGGGCCTGTTCGATCTTTCCCAAACGGCGATGCGATGCCCCTGTAAAGGCCCCTTTTTCGTAACCGAACAGTTCGCTTTCAAGCAAATTCTCCGGGATCGCCACGCAGTTGATCACCATGAAAGGACTTTTTGCTCTGAGACTGTGCTGGTAAATGGCCCGAGCAACCAGTTCCTTGCCGGTACCGGACTCTCCCCGAATAAGCACCGTTGCATCCGTTGAGGATACCCGCCCAATTGCCTTGTAAACATCCTGCATCTGTTTGCTCCTGCCAATTATTGCCTCTCTGGAAGCCTTCTCAGGAATAACGTCCATCTCTACGGGCGATCGCATAAAACGACCGGCTTCAAGAGCCTGTCCGATTACTACCAACATTTCAGGTATGTCAAATGGTTTGAGTATATAATCGAATGCGCCCATTTTTGTGGCCTCTATGGCGGTTTCAGTCGTGCCGTAAGCGGTCATTATTATCACAGGTAACTTTGGTTCGATCTTATGAATGCGTTGAAAGGTTTCAAATCCATTCATTCCCGGAAGGCGCATGTCAAGGATGACCAGGTCAGGAACAGTGGAACAGATCAGTTTGAGGCCTTTTTCTCCAGAGGCAGCGCTCTGCACGGTATACCCCTCCTCGGCCAAAAGCTTCTCAAAGCTCCTCCGCAACTGGTCATCATCGTCGATGATCAAGATCTTGCTCAAAGTCGGCCCCCTTCATTTCTCAAGTATCCTTATTTTTGAATAGTTTGGGTTTATGAGCAG
The genomic region above belongs to Deltaproteobacteria bacterium and contains:
- a CDS encoding response regulator; amino-acid sequence: MPNANVLLVDDEVPFVEAMTKRLAKRELNIISAVSAEEALNRLEEDRSIEVVILDVKMPVMDGIEALRLIKARYPLVEVIMLTGHGSVESAIEGMKLGAFDYLMKPCDIDELVSKVEEAAIKKRQHENKIIEARMKEITGRRT
- a CDS encoding response regulator, translating into MRKVRFTILVADRNPHVRDFLRREMTVEGYQVRVAKNGMELLRWIYRHEPLDLLILDLDLPDVSELEILEKLQDRIPTLPVVIHSFVPVYINHPGISSFAAFVEKSGNSIEKLKKIVCELLEKSKYRRIKTLRSNKSVTPGS
- a CDS encoding response regulator, producing the protein MHAGRIRLLLVDDEKGYTNVLSNRLGKRGIDVKKAFSGSEGIQILRSEDFDVAVLDLKMEDMDGIDVLKIFKKIDPRMKVIMLTGHGSEKAAREGIALGAYDYLTKPCELDDLLAKIREAYQERKRI
- a CDS encoding DASS family sodium-coupled anion symporter; the encoded protein is MFFRTKGFQLCLAFILGIVVLLLPRPEGTKFRITGDEDRMLFRSVSQNFKMATTHKDYKKGYILEVKDPRNPVSTGLFLREKAIKLKLTGVKIDYLNGLSPKAKRFLAVLVVLVFLFVVEPIPLEITAICIGIFLVIMRICDVRDAWAPYMHPVVVFIMCCLIFAISLDKAGLTKRIGYFIIRKAGTSVTRFTFILSVGLGIASSFMHDAAACAIGIVTMLPLMRAANIEPHTRTAKFMMLSLPFACSCGGMGTLVGGGRNMVAAAFLKEFTGIEITFLDWIKFAMPVALITVPAAVAVVYFVFRPDSKYKLPQFDEDLGSWTSLEKKTVVIVALTFLLWLTKNFHGIHYSVTGMLGVAALVFSGVLKWEDIHADLEWGTALFIFGGGISLGLAMGYSGAAEYFANLFFPLVQGGGWLLLFIGVGAFGALVTNAMANVAAAALILPIVIPMAQLEGVDPRVIALCLGMATSFAMLLVIGCPPNAISYSYRYFKASDLAKAGAIATPVLLTILVLVAAAWWRVLGLV
- a CDS encoding sigma-54-dependent Fis family transcriptional regulator, with the translated sequence MSKILIIDDDDQLRRSFEKLLAEEGYTVQSAASGEKGLKLICSTVPDLVILDMRLPGMNGFETFQRIHKIEPKLPVIIMTAYGTTETAIEATKMGAFDYILKPFDIPEMLVVIGQALEAGRFMRSPVEMDVIPEKASREAIIGRSKQMQDVYKAIGRVSSTDATVLIRGESGTGKELVARAIYQHSLRAKSPFMVINCVAIPENLLESELFGYEKGAFTGASHRRLGKIEQAHKGTVFLDEIGDMPSSIQAKILRLLQEKSIERLGGQETIPVDVRIIAATNRDLEKALVQGRFREDLYYRLKVVTIWLPPLREREGDIPLLTEYFLSRYAAEVGVDNPGITEEAMEILNTYSWPGNVRELANTIQKTLIFNRGAPICREDILQAITGEHHGTRIGCETTDELIRRWVREVLTSQPESNVFDACMDHFAGILIKEALNLTSGNRSRAAKLLGLSRPTLHSKIEKYRLKFEISVREE
- a CDS encoding two-component sensor histidine kinase, producing the protein MNSDYYRSLARNMFLIIIIVSFTPMILASGILIYEFNISYHEKVYAHLKELVQKHKQNIDSFLREKLGDIRSMAKTFSYEEMMDQSFLRDRLETLQTEYAPVFVDLGVINARGVQVAYAGPFKLRKALYYNADWFQKAMRREYFISDVFLGLRGLPHFIIAVRENWKGEHWILRATIDFGAFNNLVENIRIGETGFAFILNRQGEFQTKPLLEIVPRKGPYIDLLKSWKKNKDDISIIERPDDSGNKNIYVVAFLKNGDWLLVYQQNASDAFSDYHKALKMTFAIIMLGGIAIITMSFILSRTMVNRIAKVDREKQMMNDQVVEAGKLASVGELAAGIAHEINNPVAIMVEEAGWIEDLLEDEEFHDSENYNEFKRSLKQIHVQGMRCKEITHKLLSFARKTDSTIQDVKVNDLIEEVVSLSSQRARYSNVTINTDLQRDLPSIRMSISELQQVLLNLINNALDAMENAGGSIDVRTRLKGDYIEIEVSDNGPGIPKANLTRIFDPFFTTKPIGKGTGLGLSICYGIIKKLGGEIEVHSIVEVGTTFHVCIPIAKDSNI